The proteins below come from a single Bombus fervidus isolate BK054 chromosome 15, iyBomFerv1, whole genome shotgun sequence genomic window:
- the Plod gene encoding procollagen lysyl hydroxylase, whose product MREKNIGCCLFWSLFLTYHVFCETLPSTDKDDVLVFTIASNETDGYKRYLRSVNVYGFRDNLRVLGLGEPWLGGDNIKTSAGGGYKVNLLKKALENYGNDDQKIVIFTDSYDVIYLSDLTEIINKFKSMDARVLFSAEGSCWPDKSLASKYPSASLGKRFLNSGGFVGYASDVYAILTHAPIKNKDDDQLFYTLAYLDEELRERHKIKLDHKSEIFQNLYGAVADVELKFEGGKASLLNTVYSTEPLILHGNGYSKLSLNSLGNYLAHAWNPEEGCVMCWEETIELDRTTPESYPIILIAIFIERPTPFLNEFLSAIYQQAYPKSKLHLLIHNNVEYHQDVLDNFMKKVGKEYNSSKQISVNDAMSEVDARNLAMDYCLLKECSGYFSIDSVSHLDNEHTLKLLIEQQRDIIAPLLVRPYKMWSNFWGAIMDDGFYARSFDYIEIVKNERRGLWNVPFISNCYLINATLLSNKETRPSYSEGDLDTEMAFAYANRERNIFMYVSNRVDFGHLVDPDNYDVTVTHPDFYQILNNKLDWEKTYIHENYSENFNPNKTPVQVCPDVYRFPIVNERFTKELIDIMETFGKWSDGSNHDPRLTGGYENVPTRDIHMNQVKYEPQWLYFLKEYVRPLQELVFAGYYHDPPRALMNFVVRYRPDEQPSLKPHHDSSTYTINIALNRAGVDYEGGGCRFIRYNCSVTDTKPGWMLMHPGRLTHYHEGLRVTSGTRYIMISFVDP is encoded by the exons ATGTATTGGTGTTCACTATTGCTTCGAACGAAACCGATGGCTACAAAAGATATCTCAGATCAGTCAATGTCTATGGATTTCGCGATAATTTGAGGGTACTTGGTTTGGGAGAACCTTGGTTAGGTGGTGATAACATAAAAACCAGCGCAGGAGGAGGATACAAAGTAAATCTTTTAAAGAAGGCTCTAGAAAATTATGGCAACGATGACCagaaaattgttatatttacgGACAG TTACGACGTGATATACTTAAGCGACTTGACTGAGATCATTAATAAGTTTAAGAGCATGGACGCTAGAGTTTTGTTTTCTGCAGAAGGCTCTTGTTGGCCGGATAAATCGCTAGCATCCAAATATCCATCCGCATCTCTGGGGAAACGCTTTCTAAATTCTGGAGGCTTCGTGGGTTATGCTTCGGACGTTTACGCGATTTTAACACACGCCCCGATAAAAAATAAGGATGAcgatcaattattttatacgttgGCGTATCTCGACGAGGAATTAAGGGAACGTCATAAAATTAAACTGGATCATAAGTCTGAGATATTTCAGAATCTATATGGTGCTGTAG CTGATGTGGAGTTAAAATTTGAGGGTGGCAAGGCTTCGCTTTTGAATACTGTTTATAGCACAGAACCATTGATTCTTCATGGAAATGGTTACAGCAAGTTATCGCTGAATTCTTTGGGGAATTATTTGGCTCATGCATGGAATCCTGAGGAAGGATGCGTAATGTGCTGGGAAGAAACAATAGAATTGGATAGAACAACACCGGAATCATATCCGATTATATTAATCGCTATATTTATAGAACGGCCGACTCCTTTCTTGAACGAATTTCTATCGGCGATATATCAGCAAGCATATCCAAAATCGAAGCTACACTTGCTTATACATAACAACGTAGAGTATCACCAAGATGTActtgataattttatgaaGAAGGTTGGAAAGGAATATAATAGTAGTAAGCAAATTTCTGTGAATGATGCTATGAGTGAAGTTGATGCAAGAAACTTAGCCAT GGATTATTGCTTGTTAAAGGAATGTTCTGGATATTTCTCAATTGATTCCGTTTCCCATCTGGATAACGAACATACTTTGAAACTTCTAATAGAACAACAGCGAGATATCATCGCACCATTATTAGTCAGACCATATAAAATGTGGAGCAATTTCTGGGGAGCTATAATGGACGATGGATTCTATGCTCGAAGTTTTGATTACATAGAGATCGTCAAGAATGAACGCAG aGGACTATGGAACGTGCCGTTTATCAGCAACTGCTACTTAATTAATGCAACTCTATTAAGTAACAAAGAGACTCGTCCATCCTATTCGGAAGGCGATTTAGACACGGAGATGGCTTTCGCTTATGCTAACAGAGAACGAAACATCTTCATGTATGTCAGTAATAGAGTTGACTTTGGACATCTCGTTGATCCAGATAATTATGACGTTACGGTAACACATCCGGATTTCTATCAAATTCTCAACAACAAATTAGATTGGGAAAAAACATACAtacatgaaaattattcgGAAAACTTTAATCCGAATAAAACTCCGGTGCAG GTTTGCCCAGATGTTTATAGATTCCCTATAGTAAACGAGAGGTTTACGAAAGAGTTGATAGATATCATGGAAACGTTCGGAAAGTGGTCGGATGGATCGAATCAT GATCCGAGATTAACGGGTGGTTATGAAAATGTACCAACCCGTGATATACATATGAATCAAGTAAAATATGAGCCACAGTGGCTATACTTTTTAAAGGAGTATGTTAGACCTCTTCAGGAACTCGTGTTCGCCGGATATTATCACGAT CCACCTCGTGCACTCATGAATTTCGTCGTAAGATATCGTCCAGATGAACAACCATCATTGAAGCCACATCATGATAGTTCAACTTATACTATCAACATCGCTCTAAATAGGGCGGGGGTGGATTATGAAGGTGGAGGTTGTCGATTTATCCGTTATAACTGCTCTGTTACGGATACAAAACCAGGTTGGATGTTGATGCATCCTGGAAGATTGACTCATTATCACGAAGGACTTCGAGTTACCAGTGGTACAAGATACATTATGATTTCATTTGTCGATCCTTAA
- the LOC139994833 gene encoding immunoglobulin domain-containing protein oig-4-like isoform X1 produces MPRSMVMLFLLIVLLLNSQEILGRRGRGRGKTRSRVQIGLPITGKYRDPESDQYYNNHDGAKIVLASHFDLEYVLGHKIAFLCVARGNPRPHITWFKDGAEIYTHLYLHVHEWQVGPDKVKSKLEIDPATQMDAGVYECTADNMYSIDRRSFKTDFSIAFD; encoded by the exons ATGCCACGCTCTATGGTGATGTTATTTCTGTTAATCGTACTACTACTAAATAGCCAGGAAATTCTTGGACGAAGAGGACGAGGCAGAGGAAAAACCAGATCGCGAGTCCAAATAGGACTGCCTATCACTGGAAAGTATCGCGATCCAGAAAGTgatcaatattataataatcatGAT GGAGCAAAAATAGTATTGGCATCGCACTTTGATTTAGAGTACGTTTTAGGACATAAAATCGCTTTCCTTTGCGTGGCACGTGGAAACCCACGGCCACACATCACATGGTTCAAGGATGGTGCTGAAATCTATACACATCTTTATCTACAT GTACACGAATGGCAAGTTGGACCAGATAAAGTGAAATCGAAACTGGAAATAGATCCTGCGACACAAATGGATGCTGGAGTCTACGAATGTACAGCCGATAATATGTACAGTATCGATCGAAGATCCTTCAAGACTGACTTTTCCATCGCTTTCGattaa
- the LOC139994833 gene encoding palladin-like isoform X2: MKIYQLFCLFFFAGLLVNTDAAKGGGGRGGGRRTGGRVYKSRMPILIPHRNPASANYYENKDGARIVKASHFELDYMLGRKITFFCMATGFPRPEITWLKDGIELYHHKFFQIIMPRSMVMLFLLIVLLLNSQEILGRRGRGRGKTRSRVQIGLPITGKYRDPESDQYYNNHDGAKIVLASHFDLEYVLGHKIAFLCVARGNPRPHITWFKDGAEIYTHLYLHVHEWQVGPDKVKSKLEIDPATQMDAGVYECTADNMYSIDRRSFKTDFSIAFD, translated from the exons ATGAAGATATATCAACTTTTCTGCCTGTTCTTTTTTGCTGGTTTATTGGTAAACACAGACGCGGCAAAAGGTGGAGGAGGTAGAGGAGGCGGCAGACGCACTGGCGGAAGAGTTTACAAGTCTCGGATGCCTATTCTGATTCCTCACAGAAATCCTGCTAGTGCTAATTACTACGAAAACAAAGAT GGAGCGAGAATAGTGAAAGCTTCACACTTTGAATTGGATTACATGTTGGGTAGGAAGATCACGTTTTTCTGCATGGCCACTGGATTTCCAAGGCCTGAGATCACCTGGTTGAAAGATGGAATCGAATTGTACCATCACAAATTCT TTCAAATCATCATGCCACGCTCTATGGTGATGTTATTTCTGTTAATCGTACTACTACTAAATAGCCAGGAAATTCTTGGACGAAGAGGACGAGGCAGAGGAAAAACCAGATCGCGAGTCCAAATAGGACTGCCTATCACTGGAAAGTATCGCGATCCAGAAAGTgatcaatattataataatcatGAT GGAGCAAAAATAGTATTGGCATCGCACTTTGATTTAGAGTACGTTTTAGGACATAAAATCGCTTTCCTTTGCGTGGCACGTGGAAACCCACGGCCACACATCACATGGTTCAAGGATGGTGCTGAAATCTATACACATCTTTATCTACAT GTACACGAATGGCAAGTTGGACCAGATAAAGTGAAATCGAAACTGGAAATAGATCCTGCGACACAAATGGATGCTGGAGTCTACGAATGTACAGCCGATAATATGTACAGTATCGATCGAAGATCCTTCAAGACTGACTTTTCCATCGCTTTCGattaa
- the Vsp37a gene encoding vacuolar protein sorting 37A gives MISRIFRGENENVAVKRKRQIDTLKIFNDNVVELREDVEYQVQFNAGERRMAIMVSLSPEFPLEKPVLRVSPPIKHPWCNEHNEITSAPGLLNFTVHSDLGRVVQAIIREFSKNPPQLLEEISPGSVKSHRDSQGRNSPSYSLQQYPEITLASYNSYYNTQYPQYSSANANTCIYNYNHTNSGTVYVTESHTKFGSPSQHSAYVTTSRSGSLHNTDATRYNSNQHGTYLNSHYVNANYHQQSLPNQAQIKLRQSIAFPELNNLSNEELRWLSEDDDRLDEFLDKHSDLKDINTAIDDAIDWVQKTAEANVAKEPELRELQSDVANKVQTVTALKARYDQLIQRYNKLSEAFTPDHIKECLRKAADESHEESERIAEDFLNRKIDVERFLSTYIECRKLGQARRTKEEKLAHQLNELKRAGY, from the exons ATGATATCGCGAATATTCCGTGGCGAAAATGAGAATGTTGCAGTTAAGAGAAAACGGCAAATCGACAccttgaaaatttttaacgacAA TGTAGTAGAGTTAAGAGAAGATGTGGAATATCAGGTACAATTCAATGCCGGGGAAAGGAGAATGGCTATTATGGTCTCTTTGTCACCGGAGTTTCCGTTGGAAAAACCAGTACTCAGGGTTTCTCCACCCATAAAACACCCTTGGTGTAATGAACACAACGAAATCACCAGTGCACCAGGACTACTTAAT TTTACAGTGCACAGTGATCTTGGTCGTGTCGTTCAAGCTATCATTAGAGAATTTAGTAAAAATCCTCCACAGTTGTTAGAAGAAATCTCTCCTGGATCTGTCAAGTCCCACAGAG ATTCACAAGGAAGAAATTCTCCGTCTTATTCCCTGCAACAGTATCCAGAAATTACACTGGCGTCATACAATTCTTATTATAACACTCAATATCCGCAGTATTCATCTGCCAATGCAAATACTTGTATCTATAATTACAATCATACAAATTCGGGTACGGTGTACGTGACGGAGAGCCATACAAAATTCGGTTCTCCGTCACAGCATTCAGCATATGTTACGACTTCGCGAAGCGGTTCGCTTCACAATACAGATGCAACTAGGTACAATTCAAATCAACATGGAACGTATTTGAATTCGCATTACGTAAACGCAAATTATCATCAGCAATCGTTGCCGAATCAAGCGCAAATTAAGCTGCGGCAGAGCATAGCGTTTCCAGAATTGAATAACTTGAGTAACGAGGAATTGAGATGGTTAAGCGAGGATGATGATAGATTAGATGAATTCCTGGATAAACATTCCGACTTAAAAGACATTAACACGGCTATCGACGATGCAATAGATTGGGTCCAAAAAACTGCCG AGGCTAATGTAGCCAAAGAACCCGAGCTTAGAGAATTGCAGTCTGATGTAGCGAATAAAGTACAGACTGTCACTGCACTAAAGGCTAGATATGATCAGCTTATACAACGATACAACAAGTTGTCCGAAGCATTTACTCCGGATCACATAAAAGAGTGTTTAAGGAAAGCTGCAGATGAGAGTCACGAAGAAAGCGAACGAATCGCCGAGGACTTCCTTAATAGGAAAATTGATGTCGAACGTTTCCTCAGCACTTATATCGAGTGTAGGAAGCTGGGCCAAGCGAGAAGAACTAAAGAGGAAAAATTAGCACACCAGCTGAACGAATTGAAACGAGCGggttattaa
- the LOC139995059 gene encoding small ribosomal subunit protein uS5-like — translation MEKPMADTAPATRGGFRGGFGSRGGGDRGGPRGRGRGGRGRGRGRGRGKEDSKEWIPVTKLGRLVRDGRIESLEHIYLFSLPIKEYEIIDKFLGVELKDEVLKIMPVQKQTRAGQRTRFKAFVAIGDYKGHIGLGVKCSKEVATAIRGAIILAKLSVVPVRRGYWGNKIGDPHTVPCKVTGKCGSVQVRLIPAPRGTGIVSAPVPKKLLQMAGIEDCYTSARGSTCTLGNFAKATYAAIAKTYAYLTPDLWHDQALRKAPYQEFADYLSKNHRVVGGQRPAEVA, via the exons ATGGAAAAACC AATGGCGGACACAGCTCCAGCCACGCGTGGAGGTTTTCGTGGAGGGTTTGGTTCTCGTGGAGGGGGTGATCGTGGAGGTCCAAGAGGTCGAGGTCGCGGTGGCAGAGGCCGAGGTCGTGGTCGTGGACGTGGTAAAGAGGATAGCAAGGAATGGATTCCAGTGACAAAACTGGGACGCCTTGTTAGAGATGGAAGGATTGAGTCTTTGGAACATATTTACCTCTTTTCCTTGCCTATCAAGGAATATGAGATCATTGACAAGTTCCTTGGAGTCGAATTGAAAGACGAAGTACTGAAAATTATGCCAGTACAGAAACAAACCAGAGCTGGTCAACGTACTCGTTTCAAG GCTTTCGTAGCAATTGGGGACTACAAGGGCCACATTGGCCTAGGAGTAAAATGTTCCAAGGAAGTGGCCACTGCCATCCGTGGAGCTATCATTCTTGCCAAGCTGTCAGTTGTGCCAGTACGTCGTGGTTATTGGGGAAATAAGATCGGTGATCCTCACACTGTACCCTGTAAAGTTACTGGTAAATGTGGGTCAGTTCAGGTGCGCTTAATTCCAGCACCAAGAGGCACAGGTATTGTATCAGCGCCTGTGCCCAAGAAATTGTTACAAATGGCTGGTATCGAGGATTGCTATACCTCAGCTAGAGGATCCACCTGTACTCTTGGCAACTTTGCCAAAGCAACTTACGCAGCTATAGCCAAAACTTACGCATACTTAACACCGGATCTCTGGCATGATCAGGCGCTAAGAAAAGCTCCTTATCAAGAATTCGCGGACTACTTGTCGAAGAATCATAGAGTTGTAGGCGGACAGAGACCTGCTGAAGTTGCCTAA